The Primulina eburnea isolate SZY01 chromosome 12, ASM2296580v1, whole genome shotgun sequence genome includes the window tatattatactaGGAATGTACATGTGCACGTAGGTGactaataatgaaaaatataataacaaGAATTAGATAGTGTTTAAAGTCGTTTAAATAACATCATGTTTATAAGTATTTATCAATTTAAATATATCGAACACAATACATAAAAGAACATCATgattataaatcatatatattcacTTATTTATATAACACTAGCAAGTaacacgtgcgttgcacgtggtGAATAAACGTTGTAACGAATAAGTGAACATAAAACACTTATATTGAGTGAAATCGAAAGAACCATTTTCTAttgaatattataatataaaaagcattatcaatttttttcttgtttAATTTTCAGTTTTTGGGTCATCTCTGTGTGACTGTTTTATCTAAGCTTCCTCATCATTTTATTGAAATCATCTATTTTTTCATTATCTTGAATTTTATGGTTTCTCCTTTGGAACATGATGAATTTTGTTTATTGTTCTGTGGTTTtgtcatttttttattatttcgtGTCTTCTTATCTTCATGTTGTATTTGTTTTGCCCTTTCCTTTGCATTCATTCTTTTCTTAATATATTTCATTGATGTTTCAGTTCTTTGTTTTCTTATCAGTATTTCTCTTGAGTTATCGTTTCTCCAATCCATCCACAATTATTGATGTTATTCCATTTTTAGTTGAGACAGACTTGTctaatttgaaaagaaaattgtgATCTTATTTTCTTTGTTGATCAAGTATTGTTACATGCTCCAAATTACTTTTTTTATGCAATATAAAATTTGTAGTTATTGGCAATATGTATTagattattataatattattcaaataaatattttaattcaccTTATTATGCATGTCAATTATTTTTTGATGGAGCAACCAATAAATGTCTCAGCAACCTCTTCGAACAATGTCACCTTAGCTATTTCATTTTCATATTGGACCAGCATTGTTATGTGGTACTTGAAAAATTAATTCTGAGAAAGTATGTAAgatcgagtgcttaccgctttggcgctttaccaaaagttatagctagtagtaatggtgcaaaaatcttttaaactgcacaacatctcaagcaccacgattcgatcgctctaccaaatagggataattattgcacccaacaatttcCCTcctaataattgcactccttgcaatcaatgagaatcgaatccgtgacattggctctgataccaattgtaggaccgagtgcttaacgctttaccaaaagctatagctagtagtaatggtgcaactcaaatcttttaaaccgcaaagcagctcaagcaccacggttcgatcgctctaccaagcagggacaattattgcacccaacaaagtataaaaaataattaaatgtttttaagCATATAAAGTTAATTATAGTTGCAATACCTTAGGACGATCTCGATATTTAACTTCACACAATTGGTGCAATCAAACCTATTGTAATTTCGGTAACATAATTGAAACAGTTGCAACATGctttttattgatttattttcaattttttaaaccTTGCTTTGATGTAATAATAATTGTCTACATGTAATGCTATAAGAGTGAACAAATTTAAATCCGGATAAATCATCTCATTCCATCACAAAGCCATAAAGGAACATAAAACATCATCAAAATGTTTTGGTTCAAAACAACAATTCATAAAAGACAAATCACAATTAAATTAATGAAGAACTTAAAAGACAAATCACAATTCTAAAAAGATTGActctttaataataataataataatagatagatagatagatagataatagatatatatgtatgtaataagagattaatattaataattaattaaaatctataaattaatGAAGAATTTAAAAGACAAATCACGCTTCTAAAAAGATTGGCTATTTTATAATAGATATAATATAacgtaatataataataatataaatagatGATAGATAATTCAATTAAACTTTATAAATTAATGAAGAATTTAAAAgacaaatcacaatttaaattAATGAAAGACTTAAAAGATAAAGCATCTATAAATTAATGAAGTATTGGCTCTTTTATATAAGTAATAGATAATCATAATAATAGattgatattaataattaattaaaatctataaattaatGAAGGACCTAAAAGAcaaatcataattttaaaaagatTCTAAAAAGATTGGCTCTTTTATATAGGTAATAGATAATAGATTATAtaggtaataataataatagattaatattaataattaattaaaatctacAAATTAATGAAGGACTTAAAAGACAAATCACAATTTTAAAAAGATTGACTCTTATATATaagtaatagataataataataataataataataataataataatatacagtaaataataaaaatactatattaatattaataattaattaaaatctataaattaatGAAGGACTTAAAAGACAAATCACAATTCTAAAAAGATTGGCTCTTTTAGGTAATTTAGGTAatatagataataataataataataatatatagttaataataataatatacagttaataataaaaatactatattaatattaataattaattaaaatctataaattaatGAAGGACTTAAAAGACAAATCACAATTCTAAAAAGATTGGCTCTTTTATATAGGTAATAGATATTTCATTCCGCGACATAATACAGCTCTCTTAAATGataaatcaacaaaattatttttcattcaaaatgaaaaaaacaataaaaataaaattatcagAATAGTGAATTTTACcaaaatcaaaactaaaattgaCATAAATAGAGTATACATAGACAAACGTCAAATAAAATTCTCTTAATTTActaaattatcataataatgttaaaataaaatcattaaacttGTTTTTAAGATAAATATCACTTTTGCTTTTACTAACTTTTAACACATTGcggattttatttaatttctatgtttttttagaatacatattataaataattaattttatatcagaatgaataatttataaattaatatcagtgattaataatttaagaaaaataaaattttaacataatACCACTCAAATAAGTATATATagtaaaaaacatatataaataaaataatatgtaataCTTAGTtagaaaaattatataaaaattgtaatatataacaaatgataataaactatcaatataattcatattaattataaagattatattgattattttttttttaaagattagATCATAAATTTAGTTTAAAatttagaagaaaaaaaaaaagaataatgtGTATTAATGTCCAAATATATCTAAGATGGACAATGAATCACAAAAATTGACTAcgaaatgtaaataaataattttttgtcataaaatttagaaaataaagaataatgtGAATTAATGTCCAAATTTATCAAAGATGGacaattaattacaaaaaaacCCTTAAAAGGCATATTAATTTGCTAAATTAAATGAACAAGGAAatgcaaaaaaataatttttttgtcataaaatttaaaaaataaagaggAATGTGTATTAATGTCCAAATTCATTTAAGATGAACAATGAATTAAAAAAAACCTTAAGAAATTGACTAAGAAatgtaaataataattttttgtcataaaatttagaaaataaagaagaaagtgAATTAATGTCCAAATTTATCAAAGATGGACAATGAATAACAAAAAAACCCTTAAAAAgacatattaatttaattttctaacttaaatgaacaaggaaatgtaaaaaaataattttttgactaagaaatgtaaataaataattttttgtcataaaatttagaaaataaagaagaatgtgaattaATGTCCAAATTTATCAAAGATGGATAATGAATAACAAAAAAACCCTTAAAAAgacatattaatttaatttactaacttaaatgaacaagggaatgtaaaaaaataatttttttggcataaaatttaaaaaataaagaggAATATGTATTAATGTCCAAACTCATTTAAGATGGAcaatgaattaaaaaaaaacccttGAGATAACCTAATAATTTAATTGCCTAACTTAAATGAACAAGGACATCAGGTTTGTAGTTCACAAGGAGGCTCCAAAAAAATACTCCTACTCTCCATCCACATTTGATCCATTTACACGTTTCTTTGTTTTTCATCTCATATTCAACCTCGTACGAAGACCTAAAACCAAAACTATCCAACTCATTCAGTAATTAAAATCCTCATTTAACATTAGCAGCGAAATGTAGTACTCTTCTACCACATACAAACATGTACAAATTGTGACGTAGTGGGTGATCTTTATATAGGAACTTCGTGTGATTATCAAACCGTTCTTTGCGTGAATATCGTATTTAAGGGCACCATCAAACCAAAGTGAATGAAGTTCTGCAATCAATTGCTGAAGAGAAAATTCTAGTTTATATTTAGGGTTCCTCGGACCAGGTACAATCCCAGTCAGGAACATGTACTCGTATTTTCATACACATTCAAGGTTACATGTTATTTGCTGTTAAAATCTCATGTTATTTGCCGTTAAAATCACAGGCCACGATTAATATTGTTGACTCATCTGACCAAATTGTTGGAGTTCTAGTCTCAATTTTCGAATATTTGATGCAAAAGATGTGTGTATAGCGTCAAAATGACGTCATACTGGCGAATCAGATGGGTGTGTCATTGTTACACCGTCATAATGGTGGTTGCGATGCCACTACATATGTGAATCTTTAGTAGATGAGGCATATCTTTTGTAAACGAGGGATGGTGGGAAATCAATACATCTACTTATATAGAGCATGCTTCTTAGTATGCTGATATTTACGCCTACTGGGTTTATATCAAGGATGTTCGCATATTTTTTACATTCTGTTAAAGGATCATCTACACTCCAATAGAACATGCAGTTATTGTTGCAAGCATCAATCTTCTCGACGGACAATCAGATATCCTTATCAAGTTTCTTTGTAGCATAAAAACCATTAGAGACGTTATCATTAGGACATAACTCTAATATTAGTTGACATATGTCATTGAAATTTCTTTTAGAGGTATTATGTTCATGTTTCATCTTTAATAATATCACAAAAATAGACAACAAAGAGTGATCATTTGGATTTTCATCCCGAATCTCCTTAATGGCTGAGTTGTACAAAGATTTTATGTAGTTATTAAGGCTTTTGGGGGAATAATCTCTATGAGTTGATTGTTGGTGGTTTCATAAATATTGTGATTGCCATTTAGTAAATTGTCTtgaaagttaaaattatttggaaaataattataaatatgagGAGCAACATGTGCAATCATTTGTAGTTCTCTAACTACGTCCAGAATCTAGTACGATAATTACGGATCATCAAGATTAATATTTGGATATAAAGGGCGAACATACTCCTCCATGTGATGATACCAACAATAATAATCTGTTACAAATTCAAAATAGACCTGAGCATACTTTCACTGTATCGTGTTATGACAGCTTTTAAGATTGTACGGGCGAACATACTCCTCCATGTGATGATAATTTTATTGGCGACTTTAATTTTGAATAATTATTCAAGAATAatatgatgatttatttgaataaTAATATAACGATGATAATTGATGTTTGGCTTAAGCGTCCACAAAATTCAAAATCTAATCCTTTCATCATTCACTGAAACACTTTAAACACCGATTCGGGACTCCACAAGGAATGAAATGTAGAAGATATCATACACGCACCTTCAAATTACGCCTTAAAAGAGCTGGAAATGGATAAACGATGATGCAAAACCAGCGCCAAGCGAATGAAGAACTGGAAAGAACCACAATCCATCGTTCCCAGGCCCAACAAAACGATATAGTTTTGTTATCCTGCACACCCACCGTGCACACCtctgtgagcaccgatgaggtgtcactcactcattggatgcacaatttttctatattccatcacatccaataggtgagtgacacctcatcggtgctcacagaggtgtgcacggtaggtgtgcaggataACAAAACTATATCGTTTTGTTTTGTTATCCTGCACACCCACCGTGCACACCtctgtgagcaccgatgaggtgtcactcactcattggatgcacaatttttctatattccatcacatccaataggtgagtgacacctcatcggtgctcacagaggtgtgcacggtaggtaTGCAAGATAACAAAACTATATCGTAGTTTTGTTATCCTGCACACCCACCGTGCACACCtctgtgagcaccgatgaggtgtcactcacctattGGATGTAATTAGCACGGTTTTCGGAAATCTGTCATAAAATTCCGTCTTCATATGCAAAATTTGAATGACGGAACCAAACAATTAAATGCAGTCCGAAATTATACGTGAACCCTCGCGAATTTTAGAAATCTCTCAATCTATTGTGATTCTGGTGATTTATCAAGAACCGTCTTCAAATTTAGTGATGATTTACACTATTCCATCGCAATTAGACGGTTCACATAAAACATATCGAGGTTACACGTAAATCGTCGCTAAACCGCGAAGGTTATGAAGTACCATCAAATGAAAACAATCCGGAAAATGACTTTTGCCGACGAGAAGGTGCTTAATCCGATGATATCATACATTACGTTTATAGttttaaataacaaaatataatttgtgatattaaaatatgattttatatttACATAGAATGTTACAACACATTACACACTCTACATGTCTATCATGCCTAAAAAAACTCGGTTATATCAGTCTTCAAGAACTCGAGCAAAAATGGGTTTTATCGAGTCGTCGTGGATCGAAAGAGATGCATACAATAATAAAAACCGAACAATTTATGATTTGTAAACtcgaataataaaaataaaatatatttcgaATGAAACCCCAAGATCAGTCAGCTACTGGTAAAAggcattaaaataatataactaAAAATGAAAGTTTGAACCGCAATTATTTTATCAACACgacaataatataaaaatatgataaggTGGACGACGATGTCGATGAACACACAAATTTGAATGAGCAGAGGGAAGAGTTGGATGCTACAAAATTTCCGATTCTAACCACACAAAACACAGAAAGAAAGGACCATTCCCCAGACGCTCTAATACTAGTCGGGTCCAACTCTcaatccccccccccccccccccccccccccgaaaaaacacacacaaaatatCATGAATATTATAAATGGTCCTAAGATCTTAAATCATTTAGGggaaaaaaatacatattaatAAAGTAATAGATGAAAGAATGCCACCTTTATTTCTTAGCTTTAGTCTCTTTTTTGTCTTCTTTGCCGGGCACATACCTGGGCAAGGTCAGCAGGGTGTTTACGCGGGAGACGCCTTCGAGAGCCAACCACTCTCTTCCCGTTCCGATGTTCCCCGTTTGGTCAccttctgctgctgctgcttcCGGACCTTCTCCATCTCCTGATTCAAGTGCCTCATTCCCAGTTCTGACTGTACCAGAACGGTTCAATCCGGTTGGACTGGTTTCGGGTGACGGGATATTTTCCTTGGATTTGGATGTCGAAAGTACAGTCTCGTTTGAGTCGAGGAAAAGGCAAACAACAGCACAGTCATCGACCTTAGAAGTTGGATACTTGGAACGCCAACACCTCACTGCCGACTCCACGAGAGTTCGAGACGAGTGTGAACGTGTGGGGCAGGAAGCGACAATGTCCACCACATCTTGGTTCGAAAGAACATCCCATATCTACAATACACGTACAAATTAGGTCAACTTTTAccttttttaaaagaaaaataaaatatcattaaataAATATAGAATACAACCTTGTGTTACAATAATAAAATCAGTTATGACCAATTCAATCATTAGAATCCAAGGGATATAGCACAAAAGCAGCTCTTTAGAAATAATCTTCTAATTGATTAAAGGTCAATCGACGGTAAAACAACTGCAAGTGGAGCACTAGTAGACAGAAAAAATGGGACACCTAAAGAAACTAGACAGGAAAACACCACCACCCAtgtcacaacaaaaaaaatatggtGAACAGGACAGGACAGGACACGAAGAAAACAAATAAAGAGATTATAAGATGACCCTAGAAGTAGATACAAAATTGAATACTGCAATTGGGGGGGAATAAAACACTAGTCCTTACCCCATCAGTTGCTAATACTATAAACTCATCTTTATCGGTGATGCGCCTGTAAAAAATTTCGGGCACCGAAATAAGACCAAAGTCCTTGAGACAGAAATCACCAAATGCGCGTGCCATAGCAAGGCCGGGAGAGTCATTGTTTGGCAGCCACACTCTGGATACCTCAGGTTCATCCTGAAGGGAGAAAACGCGTCCTTTACATTTGCGTATCCTCTCTTCTTCAGCTGTAACAGAGGTGTAGATAAAATCAATAATGAGGGCCTGATATCAAGCTTATCTTaaatgctttgatttcagagtTTAGTATTAAAGGTGACAGATCATGAAAtaagacaaaaaaaaattatatatctcTCGCGATTAGATTGCCCAAAATCCATGATAATTGACTTTTCCAGTACCTCATGCACATCTCGTTattaaggaaaaaaaaagagttTCCACTTAGCCAGGATGACTATCACTCCAATCATGTTATAGAGGAATTCGATATTAATCAAAATATAAGTGTTAAAAACTTGGTATTTGTATCGACACCTCCACTAAAATCCAATGACTAAAGATAAGGATGCTAGTAATTGACCTGGGAAGATAAATGGGAGAACTGTGGatttacaaaattatttttttcaagtCTACTCTACTGAAATTCCAAAGTGCACAATTTTTGTAGGAGAATTAGCTGAAAATTTGGAGTCAGATGGGAAAAGAATCACCAACAAAAACCAGTAACGATGAATGCTTCTGCACCATAAATTAAAGATCTTGCATTCTTCTGGTTTCATAAACTCATGACAGTCTCAACCAATATATAACCAATATCATGGGAAAGAGAAAGAGCCTTACCTGGAAGATTAGGTTTGAGATCAACAGTCAATTGGACTGCAACAAGTGCGTTATTTTCATCTCTCATACCCAATACAGCCCTAGAGTCCCCAACATTTCCAATAACAAGATCCCGGCCCTacagaaaaatatattaattgcaTAATACATCGAAAACATTATCGATAATCACTTCTTATCATCAAGTTGTACCTGTTTCACCAGAGTCACAGCCGTTGTTCCACTGCAGAAGCAATCAA containing:
- the LOC140806898 gene encoding probable protein phosphatase 2C 33; amino-acid sequence: MGSCLSGESRGSPLPGSPIGVRKRKGSKRRLGSRNSSFDFRAEERLHRTPGRLFLNGSSEIASLFSQQGKKGTNQDAMIVWENFGSRTDTVFCGVFDGHGPYGHLVAKQVRDTLPLKLSAHWEVNIKSDEVLREVSLNTAGSLCSEENSFVSADEEARASIDVDETGKTSEVFQTLKDSFLKAFKVMDRELRMYASIDCFCSGTTAVTLVKQGRDLVIGNVGDSRAVLGMRDENNALVAVQLTVDLKPNLPAEEERIRKCKGRVFSLQDEPEVSRVWLPNNDSPGLAMARAFGDFCLKDFGLISVPEIFYRRITDKDEFIVLATDGIWDVLSNQDVVDIVASCPTRSHSSRTLVESAVRCWRSKYPTSKVDDCAVVCLFLDSNETVLSTSKSKENIPSPETSPTGLNRSGTVRTGNEALESGDGEGPEAAAAEGDQTGNIGTGREWLALEGVSRVNTLLTLPRYVPGKEDKKETKAKK